From the Theileria equi strain WA chromosome 4 map unlocalized gcontig_1105316255041, whole genome shotgun sequence genome, one window contains:
- a CDS encoding thioredoxin and glutathione reductase family member protein (encoded by transcript BEWA_047060A), protein METYDFAVIGGGPGGLAAAKEAASHGAKTVVFDYIKPSPKGTTWGLGGTCVNVGCIPKKLMHYAAILGKSEHDRVMYGFAPSVGGHDWNKLVQTVQNYIRMLNFSYRSGLLSSGVHYINAFASVTPDKRITYEKDGKVEEIIAKNILIAVGERPYIPEDVEGAQDCAVTSDDLFKLKKSPGKTLVIGGSYVALECAGFLTGLGHDVTVSVRSILLRGFDRQCAEKVGDLMEATGTKFLYKVLPKAMKKLSTGQIEVIFTDGSVDTFDTVLYGVGRVPLDNVEEYKKIGVQFQNGHIVAPNEDTGVPGVYAVGDILDGRPALAPVAIKAGELLARRIFLGATEQMNYDNIPVCVYTPFEYSSCGLTEEKAVELYGDASLDVFLKEFTSLELSASHREKAENARKDEYDVDLPPTCLVKLICLKDTGRILGAHFVGPNAGEIMQTLAVCIRLGATKKDFDETISIHPTDAESFMGLSVTRASGVSWVASGGCGGGRCG, encoded by the exons ATGGAAACCTATGATTTTGCAGTAATTGGTGGTGGTCCCGGGGGCCTCGCTGCAGCTAAGGAAGCAGCGAGTCACGGTGCCAAAACGGTTGTTTTTGATTACATAAAGCCATCACCAAAAGGTACTACCTGGGGTCTTGGAGGTACCTGCGTGAATGTTGGATGCATCCCCAAAAAGCTTATGCATTATGCCGCTATCCTTGGCAAGTCTGAACACGATAGAGTGATGTACGGATTTGCTCCATCGGTTGGAGGCCACGATTGGAACAAACTTGTtcag ACAGTTCAAAATTACATTCGCATGTTAAACTTTTCATATCGATCCGGCTTATTATCTTCTGGAGTACATTACATTAATGCTTTTGCATCAGTCACTCCGGATAAGCGTATAACATATGAGAAGGATGGAAAGGTAGAG GAAATCATCGCAAAAAATATCCTGATAGCAGTTGGAGAACGTCCATACATCCCTGAGGACGTTGAAGGTGCTCAGGACTGTGCAGTTACATCTGATGATCTCTTTAAGCTAAAAAAGTCACCTGGAAAGACCCTAGTTATTGGAGGTTCTTATGTTGCTCTTGAATGCGCTGGTTTCTTGACCGGACTTGGACACGATGTAACTGTGTCGGTAAGGTCTATTTTGCTTCGTGGGTTCGATCGTCAGTGTGCTGAAAAGGTTGGAGATCTTATGGAAGCCACTGGAACTAAATTCCTCTACAAGGTCCTTCCAAAGGCTATGAAGAAGTTGTCAACCGGGCAGATTGAGGTTATCTTCACCGACGGTTCCGTTGACACATTCGACACTGTTCTTTATGGAGTTGGAAGAGTCCCACTAGATAATGTAGAGGAATACAAGAAAATTGGCGTGCAATTTCAAAATGGGCATATTGTAGCTCCTAATGAGGATACTGGAGTCCCTGGAGTTTACGCAGTTGGTGATATCTTGGATGGGAGACCGGCACTCGCTCCAGTTGCTATAAAAGCTGGAGAATTGCTGGCTAGGAGGATCTTCCTTGGGGCAACCGAGCAG ATGAACTATGACAATATTCCTGTATGTGTGTACACCCCTTTCGAATATTCAAGTTGCGGTCTTACTGAAGAAAAGGCCGTTGAACTATACGGAGATGCTTCGCTTGATGTCTTCCTTAAGGAGTTCACATCTTTGGAGCTCTCAGCTTCTCATAGGGAAAAGGCGGAGAATGCCAGGAAAGATGAGTATGACGTTGATCTTCCACCAACGTGCCTCGTAAAGCTCATTTGTCTAAAGGATACCGGAAGAATCCTGGGAGCCCATTTTGTTGGTCCAAATGCAGGTGAAATTATGCAGACACTTGCAGTTTGCATAAGGCTTGGAGCTACAAAGAAGGATTTTGATGAGACAATTTCGATCCACCCTACCGATGCTGAGAGTTTTATGGGTCTTTCAGTTACTAGGGCATCTGGAGTTTCCTGGGTCGCCTCTGGCGGTTGTGGAGGTGGACGTTGCGGTTAA